In the Oreochromis aureus strain Israel breed Guangdong linkage group 14, ZZ_aureus, whole genome shotgun sequence genome, one interval contains:
- the omgb gene encoding oligodendrocyte-myelin glycoprotein: MHRRATWGYGYVACSLEHPGIKPHTFRLVDNLPYLLRALSMPVCSASVLYLLLLLLCGLLGGWVLSICPAACSCSGGHRVVDCSSRGLTKLPPGLQHNIRFLNLSFNSLQGLDSQLSHYAHLRTLDLSYNRLESLPPALPRSLWDIRAAGNHLRSLDKNDTAYHWNLKVLDLSDNELERVVFINNTLLSLRSLNLSHNRFWTVPTNMPHNLEIIDLSHNYLLQILPGSLDRLPRLAQFYLHANRFTWLSEGIFDNLIGLEIITLGDNPWACEEEEHITKLLRWSEKTRATVLGCPCYTRPICGQSHLPVTGRERYSARFTESPLWVNSRSEGQDVQLPPRTVENTPNYQAKSPLVDSGMYQGKAGMNESGDHIWTSSTSMDSFSSHTSTTEHPKSLTKKPKLTNLYNEGCKLDIKTQQTVILSVVVMTTAFTTF, translated from the exons ATGCATAgaagagcaacttggggttatgGATATGTGGCATGCAGTCTGGAGCacccagggatcaaaccacacACCTTCAGATTAGTAGACAACCTGCCCTACCTCCTGAG AGCTCTAAGCATGCCTGTATGCTCTGCTTCTGTGCTCTACCTACTCCTCTTGCTGCTGTGTGGGCTGCTGGGAGGCTGGGTGCTGTCCATCTGCCCTGCTGCCTGCTCCTGCAGCGGAGGCCATCGTGTTGTGGACTGCTCTTCACGAGGCCTGACCAAGTTACCACCTGGTCTGCAGCATAACATTCGCTTTCTCAACCTTTCTTTTAACAG CTTGCAGGGTCTGGACAGCCAGCTCAGCCACTATGCCCATCTGCGCACCCTGGATCTGTCCTACAACCGCCTGGAGAGTCTCCCCCCTGCCCTGCCAAGGTCTCTGTGGGACATTCGAGCAGCAGGGAATCATCTACGCTCTCTAGACAAAAATGACACAGCCTACCACTGGAACCTGAAAGTTCTGGATCTATCAGATAATGAGCTAGAGAGAGTGGTCTTTATCAATAACACACTGTTGAGTCTACGGTCTCTTAACCTCAGTCATAACAGGTTTTGGACAGTGCCCACAAACATGCCACACAACTTGGAGATCATTGACTTATCACATAACTATCTGTTGCAGATCCTGCCCGGATCGTTGGATCGACTGCCCCGACTGGCCCAGTTTTATTTGCATGCTAACCGCTTCACCTGGTTGTCTGAGGGAATTTTTGATAACCTAATAGGACTGGAGATTATTACTCTTGGGGATAACCCCTGGGCttgtgaagaagaagaacacaTAACAAAGCTCCTTAGATGGTCAGAGAAAACCCGTGCAACTGTTTTGGGGTGCCCCTGTTATACAAGACCCATCTGTGGGCAATCCCATTTACCAGTAACAGGAAGGGAAAGGTACTCAGCTCGGTTTACTGAGTCACCACTCTGGGTTAACAGCAGAAGTGAAGGGCAGGATGTTCAATTGCCCCCAAGGACTGTAGAGAACACACCTAACTATCAGGCAAAATCTCCACTTGTTGACAGTGGAATGTATCAGGGCAAAGCAGGTATGAATGAATCCGGGGACCACATCTGGACATCTTCAACAAGTATGGATAGTTTTTcttcacacacaagcacaacaGAACATCCAAAGTCTTTAACCAAGAAGCCTAAACTAACTAATTTATATAATGAAGGCTGCAAACTGGACATCAAAACTCAACAAACAGTCATTCTGTCTGTTGTAGTCATGACAACTGCATTCACCACCTTCTAA